In Natrinema amylolyticum, the following are encoded in one genomic region:
- a CDS encoding inositol monophosphatase family protein has protein sequence MNDETADRDRAALAALAAAEGAAVAADSFRTDLTVEEKDGKTDVVTQVDRDAQETVIETIRTEFPDDPIVGEEEDALKEVPATGPAWIVDPIDGTNNYVNESRAFGTAVAAVVDGEPVGAATDCPALSDTYRVGPDGAYRNDEPLSVSDRTDPEAATVCPTFWWDFDQRDQYAAATRAVVERFGDMRRYGCAQLELAMVAAGALEGTMTNLRANPWDTVAGVQLVRAAGGVVTDLEGDRWRHDSTGLVASNGGIHDELLAAAREIDG, from the coding sequence ATGAACGACGAGACAGCAGATCGCGATCGAGCCGCCCTCGCGGCGCTCGCAGCCGCCGAGGGCGCTGCCGTCGCCGCGGACTCGTTTCGAACCGACCTCACAGTCGAAGAGAAAGACGGGAAGACCGACGTCGTGACGCAGGTCGATCGAGACGCACAGGAGACCGTCATCGAGACCATCCGGACGGAGTTCCCGGACGATCCGATCGTCGGCGAAGAGGAGGACGCCCTAAAGGAGGTCCCGGCGACGGGACCGGCCTGGATCGTCGACCCCATCGACGGCACGAACAACTACGTCAACGAATCCCGTGCCTTCGGTACCGCCGTCGCGGCCGTCGTGGACGGCGAGCCGGTCGGCGCTGCAACGGATTGTCCCGCCCTTTCGGACACGTACCGCGTCGGCCCGGACGGCGCGTATCGCAACGACGAGCCGCTCTCCGTCAGCGACCGAACCGACCCCGAGGCCGCCACCGTCTGTCCGACCTTCTGGTGGGACTTCGACCAGCGCGACCAGTACGCCGCGGCCACCCGCGCGGTCGTCGAGCGATTCGGCGACATGCGGCGGTACGGCTGCGCCCAGCTCGAGCTCGCGATGGTCGCCGCCGGCGCGCTCGAGGGGACGATGACGAACCTACGGGCGAACCCGTGGGACACCGTCGCCGGCGTGCAGCTGGTCCGCGCGGCCGGCGGGGTCGTCACCGACCTCGAGGGAGATCGGTGGCGACACGACAGTACCGGCTTGGTGGCCTCGAACGGCGGGATTCACGACGAGTTACTCGCTGCCGCCCGCGAGATCGACGGCTGA
- a CDS encoding S8 family serine peptidase, whose amino-acid sequence MFLRPSGTGRRVRAGLVLGLLLFVVCGLIATPVSTAPGPAVSEEPPTGTAAESGISIDSALESDTDSETVDVIVRLSEANVAAAATRERTTARLKRHAERTQGPVVSYARSTEGVTVRNRFWVTNAVLLSVDTNRVDLESFGRFDEVSTLHTNFEVEVDGAAATGTAGTGSNGSSSTESTTTRATGTTDGLDQINAPAVWDEYETNGTGAKVAVLDTGVDAAHPDIDLYTTDPSDPTYPGGWVEFDSDGNVVPGSTPRDFGDHGTHVSGTAAGGAASGTHIGVAPGADLIHGAVFTDCDTTCHGTYSQLLEGMQWAIDRDADVVSMSLGVRDYEERFIEPVRNAQAAGTVVVSSVGNSGEGTSGSPANVYETFAIGASTRSGDIAEFSGGETIVTDDAWSSRPADWPDAYTVPDVAAPGLWVNSSAPNGGYQRKSGTSMAAPHVAGSVALLRSVDGELRPGEITTALEETARKPDGADPGQDTRYGHGIVDVKGAADAISTATVTGTVTGGDGDPIDGATVSVDGGRWTATTDGNGHYELRVAPGDRTVTVAAASHYTTTETLELSRNESVTRDVSLVPTDFVEGLAEQDRPNPIEANGSVTTTFDVTGIDALTITPTENATIEPDALEFAVDGTRFGPNETVTFEPAVTDDRFTVTTRVAADRNGTLEFDYEFGRSGETQTVSPGPTRVVPEFYDVGVVADPGDAAAERLRADLTDELPIAYRPTRINTTDAVTAAESGEYDVFVALELPANGGNRTTRTTRANLTEAFVDATAANDTGVLYLGDGVGDDALARLATDTSVVDRLETPGHDGPDEVVLERNHPLFDGVAFRTDAVAVRENATNRTWFDAGETRTLASATDDGVLADGTALAIDRPDDRIALGVTPQTGRLTDDGRRIVTNAVEYLGAGRFHVRDDLETYGVSNGSAETATFAVPETGTVTVALANGTTVESANVSLAVNGSDVAPGDEIAVDRDAVAEGIAVDVTVADGVTGTVRLAATFENETVTTSPTRFEREPPARYAGTVAVNGKPARDGLTVRAAHNGTVVAETATESGRFGVPTADGGGGAFEVNASTVPENATLTLALENATTNASPTWSAGGETRTDLALAYDDPFDRTTVSAHRWTSTGAASPVSIAFDGETAQYFTDRTWLGEYETVPADRWNATRTYGPADEGVVTVSAQLTDLAGETRTISTRTLVIDGEIASIDGRIGLSASEGTQTDGNETDLDGSVLLTPAHGNWTDRRSVENGTFEAATEATAFTHAVFLEASGDYPRYRTLFDRTVDDNETVVTELAEGHELEVEVTNSSGVGIPNASVAVTPVGAAERETAVVTRETTTDESGQWTGPNGDGLGATVDGPVTVTVTPPDDAGYAEEPSVRTLTVDEPRTASFELADRADGDRAGGDNESSDDDTDNGSGDRERSADDGSTGGSGSGASSGGGGGSSASGGSSGGGASSGGSGSSGGGSIGGGSAAPSEDGDPASDEMRFTSTTGDDGRALLEASGSRRNRSAETSLTGVDADGVAFERVAIVPATNRSSYAFALRPGHRGNVSHRDGAVAYADFDHDDIAATIGSLTIEFTVADEAIPDGTAPEDVVVAASRDGSWRAVETTYDAETGTHSATVSGLPALAIGVDGASPEFAVVDSSLEPTETRAGSPVAIEATVENVGAVAGTDDVTIAADGAPLVTERVGLGPGERETIAVEATFDASATITAAGSTLGNVTVTDDAVADEPTTGEGTSNDSTADGSATDSAATDEASEESTADSVAADDSSSASDDIPGFGGLVAVSAIATVLFVRARFSDFDR is encoded by the coding sequence ATGTTTCTCCGCCCTTCCGGGACCGGACGGCGAGTGCGGGCCGGTCTCGTTCTCGGTTTGCTCTTGTTCGTCGTCTGCGGTCTCATCGCGACGCCGGTCTCGACTGCTCCGGGTCCTGCCGTCAGTGAGGAACCGCCCACCGGTACCGCCGCTGAGAGCGGTATTTCGATCGATTCCGCGCTCGAGAGCGACACCGACTCGGAGACCGTCGACGTAATCGTTCGCCTCTCGGAAGCGAACGTCGCCGCGGCAGCGACGCGCGAGCGGACGACGGCCCGCCTCAAGCGACACGCCGAGCGGACGCAGGGACCGGTCGTGTCCTACGCGCGGTCGACCGAGGGCGTGACGGTTCGCAATCGGTTCTGGGTGACCAACGCCGTCCTGCTGTCGGTCGATACCAACCGCGTCGACCTTGAGTCGTTCGGTCGCTTCGACGAGGTCTCGACGCTGCACACGAACTTCGAAGTGGAAGTCGACGGAGCGGCGGCGACCGGGACGGCGGGGACGGGTTCGAACGGTAGTTCGTCGACCGAATCGACGACGACGAGGGCGACCGGGACGACCGACGGTCTCGACCAGATCAACGCTCCCGCGGTCTGGGACGAGTACGAAACGAACGGGACCGGCGCGAAAGTCGCGGTGCTCGATACGGGAGTCGACGCGGCCCATCCCGATATCGATCTCTACACCACTGATCCGTCGGACCCCACGTATCCCGGCGGGTGGGTCGAGTTCGATAGTGACGGAAACGTGGTGCCCGGTTCGACGCCGCGGGACTTCGGCGATCACGGCACCCACGTTAGCGGTACGGCCGCGGGCGGAGCCGCCAGTGGAACACATATCGGCGTCGCCCCCGGTGCCGATCTGATTCACGGGGCAGTCTTCACGGACTGCGATACGACGTGTCACGGGACGTACTCGCAGCTCTTGGAAGGGATGCAGTGGGCGATCGATCGGGACGCCGACGTCGTGAGCATGAGCCTGGGCGTCAGGGATTACGAGGAGCGATTCATCGAGCCGGTTCGAAACGCCCAAGCGGCGGGCACGGTCGTCGTATCGTCCGTCGGGAACAGCGGTGAGGGGACGAGCGGCTCCCCGGCGAACGTCTACGAAACGTTCGCGATCGGCGCGTCGACCCGATCCGGCGACATCGCGGAGTTCTCGGGCGGCGAGACCATCGTGACGGACGACGCCTGGTCCTCGCGGCCAGCCGACTGGCCGGACGCGTACACGGTCCCCGACGTCGCCGCGCCCGGGCTATGGGTCAACAGTTCGGCACCGAACGGCGGCTACCAGCGCAAGTCCGGAACGAGCATGGCAGCGCCCCACGTCGCGGGATCCGTCGCGTTGCTGCGATCGGTCGACGGGGAGTTGCGGCCCGGCGAGATCACGACCGCGCTCGAGGAGACGGCTCGAAAGCCGGACGGGGCGGACCCCGGACAGGACACCCGGTACGGCCACGGAATCGTCGACGTGAAAGGGGCGGCCGATGCGATCTCGACAGCGACGGTTACCGGAACCGTGACCGGCGGGGACGGCGACCCTATCGACGGCGCTACCGTCTCGGTCGACGGCGGCAGATGGACCGCGACGACCGACGGGAACGGACACTACGAACTGCGGGTCGCTCCCGGCGACCGGACGGTGACCGTCGCGGCTGCCAGCCACTATACGACCACTGAGACGCTCGAACTGTCTCGGAACGAGTCGGTGACCCGCGACGTATCGCTGGTTCCCACTGACTTCGTCGAGGGTCTCGCCGAGCAGGACCGTCCCAATCCCATCGAAGCCAATGGCTCCGTGACGACGACGTTCGACGTTACGGGGATCGATGCGCTCACAATAACGCCGACCGAGAACGCGACGATCGAGCCCGACGCACTCGAGTTCGCGGTCGACGGGACGCGCTTCGGGCCGAACGAGACCGTCACGTTCGAGCCGGCGGTCACTGACGACCGGTTTACCGTCACGACTCGCGTCGCGGCCGACCGGAACGGAACGCTCGAGTTCGACTACGAGTTCGGCCGCAGCGGGGAAACGCAGACGGTCAGTCCGGGCCCCACCCGGGTCGTCCCGGAATTCTACGACGTCGGCGTCGTCGCCGATCCCGGCGATGCCGCTGCCGAACGACTGCGGGCCGACCTCACTGACGAGTTACCGATCGCGTACCGGCCGACCCGAATCAATACCACCGACGCCGTGACCGCCGCCGAGTCCGGCGAATACGACGTCTTCGTCGCCCTCGAGCTGCCTGCAAACGGCGGCAATCGCACTACTCGGACGACTCGCGCGAACCTGACCGAGGCGTTCGTCGACGCGACGGCGGCGAACGACACCGGCGTGCTCTATCTCGGTGACGGCGTCGGCGACGACGCGCTGGCTCGACTCGCGACCGACACGTCCGTTGTCGACCGTCTCGAGACGCCGGGTCACGACGGACCGGACGAGGTGGTCCTCGAGCGGAATCACCCGCTCTTCGACGGCGTCGCGTTCCGTACCGACGCCGTCGCCGTGCGGGAGAACGCGACGAACCGAACGTGGTTCGACGCGGGCGAGACGCGGACGCTCGCGTCGGCGACCGACGACGGTGTCCTCGCCGACGGGACGGCTCTCGCGATCGACAGGCCCGACGACCGAATCGCGCTCGGCGTCACGCCGCAGACGGGACGGCTGACCGATGACGGACGGAGGATCGTGACTAACGCGGTCGAGTATCTCGGAGCGGGGCGATTCCACGTGCGCGACGACCTCGAGACGTACGGCGTCAGCAACGGATCCGCGGAGACGGCGACGTTCGCCGTCCCCGAGACGGGGACCGTCACCGTCGCTCTCGCTAACGGGACGACCGTCGAGTCAGCGAACGTCTCCCTCGCGGTGAACGGCAGCGATGTCGCTCCGGGCGACGAGATCGCGGTCGACCGAGACGCGGTCGCAGAGGGGATCGCGGTCGACGTGACCGTCGCCGACGGCGTGACCGGGACCGTCCGGCTCGCGGCCACCTTCGAGAACGAGACCGTGACGACGTCGCCGACCCGATTCGAGCGCGAGCCGCCGGCACGATACGCGGGAACCGTCGCCGTCAACGGCAAGCCGGCGCGGGACGGCCTCACCGTCCGGGCCGCGCACAACGGGACCGTCGTCGCGGAAACGGCGACGGAGAGCGGCCGGTTCGGTGTTCCGACCGCGGACGGTGGCGGTGGTGCATTCGAGGTGAACGCGTCGACCGTGCCGGAGAACGCGACGCTGACCCTTGCACTCGAGAACGCGACGACGAACGCGTCACCGACGTGGTCCGCTGGCGGGGAAACGAGAACGGACCTCGCTCTCGCGTACGACGACCCGTTCGATCGGACGACCGTCTCCGCCCATCGATGGACGTCGACCGGAGCGGCGAGTCCCGTCTCGATCGCGTTCGACGGCGAGACGGCGCAGTACTTCACCGATCGAACGTGGCTCGGTGAGTACGAGACCGTTCCCGCGGACCGCTGGAACGCGACTCGCACCTACGGGCCTGCCGACGAGGGCGTCGTTACGGTGAGCGCGCAGCTCACGGACCTGGCCGGCGAGACTCGAACGATATCGACGCGGACTCTCGTCATCGACGGCGAGATCGCATCGATCGACGGCCGGATCGGTCTCTCCGCGAGCGAGGGGACGCAGACCGACGGGAACGAGACCGACCTCGACGGCTCGGTCCTCCTGACGCCGGCCCACGGCAACTGGACCGATCGGCGATCGGTCGAGAACGGGACGTTCGAAGCCGCGACCGAGGCTACCGCGTTCACGCATGCCGTCTTCCTCGAGGCGTCGGGCGACTACCCGCGATATCGAACGCTCTTCGATCGCACGGTCGACGACAACGAGACCGTCGTCACCGAACTCGCCGAGGGCCACGAACTCGAGGTCGAGGTGACGAACTCGAGCGGTGTCGGCATTCCGAACGCGTCGGTCGCGGTCACCCCGGTCGGCGCGGCCGAGCGGGAGACGGCGGTCGTCACGCGTGAGACGACGACCGACGAATCGGGGCAGTGGACGGGTCCGAACGGTGACGGTCTGGGTGCGACGGTCGACGGACCGGTGACGGTCACGGTTACGCCGCCCGACGACGCCGGCTACGCCGAGGAACCGTCCGTCCGGACACTCACTGTCGACGAGCCGAGGACCGCCTCGTTCGAGTTGGCGGACCGAGCCGACGGTGATCGCGCCGGCGGCGACAACGAGAGTAGCGACGACGATACTGACAACGGGAGCGGCGATAGAGAGAGGAGCGCTGACGATGGGAGTACCGGTGGCAGTGGCAGTGGAGCGAGTAGCGGTGGAGGCGGTGGCAGCAGTGCGAGCGGTGGTAGTAGTGGCGGCGGAGCGAGTAGCGGCGGTAGCGGTAGCAGTGGTGGTGGTAGCATCGGTGGCGGGAGCGCCGCTCCCAGTGAGGACGGCGACCCGGCGAGCGATGAAATGCGGTTCACGTCGACGACGGGCGACGACGGCCGTGCACTGCTCGAGGCCAGCGGATCCCGGCGCAACCGCTCGGCCGAGACGTCGCTCACCGGCGTCGACGCGGACGGCGTCGCGTTCGAGCGTGTCGCGATCGTTCCGGCGACGAATCGGTCGAGCTACGCGTTCGCCCTGCGCCCCGGCCACCGCGGCAACGTCTCCCACCGCGACGGTGCGGTGGCCTACGCCGACTTCGACCACGACGACATCGCGGCGACGATCGGCTCGCTGACGATCGAGTTCACCGTCGCCGACGAGGCGATTCCGGACGGCACGGCCCCAGAGGACGTCGTCGTCGCGGCGTCCCGTGACGGGAGCTGGCGTGCGGTCGAGACGACCTACGACGCCGAAACGGGGACGCACTCTGCGACCGTTTCGGGTCTGCCTGCACTCGCGATCGGCGTCGACGGCGCTTCGCCCGAGTTCGCGGTCGTCGACTCGAGCCTCGAGCCGACCGAGACGCGAGCCGGGAGCCCGGTGGCGATCGAGGCGACGGTCGAGAACGTCGGTGCCGTCGCCGGGACCGACGACGTCACGATCGCCGCCGACGGTGCTCCCCTCGTCACCGAGCGGGTCGGTCTCGGTCCCGGAGAGCGGGAGACGATCGCAGTCGAAGCGACGTTCGACGCGTCCGCGACCATTACGGCGGCCGGATCGACGCTGGGGAACGTGACCGTCACCGACGACGCGGTCGCTGACGAACCGACGACCGGCGAGGGCACCTCCAACGACTCGACGGCCGACGGCTCCGCGACTGATAGCGCGGCGACGGACGAGGCGAGCGAGGAGTCGACGGCCGACAGCGTGGCGGCGGACGACTCGAGTTCCGCGTCCGACGACATTCCCGGCTTCGGCGGCCTCGTCGCCGTCAGTGCCATCGCGACGGTCCTGTTCGTCCGCGCTCGGTTCTCGGACTTCGACCGGTAA
- a CDS encoding DUF6653 family protein: MIGGTRRPTSRIRRPDRLESGPSPRALERRRPFVREPNRFAAGPPRGRYATDAVWDRHSNPKSEWTRLLAYPVLIAAGFARRWRLVALTGLFLLVNPLLFPEPESTSDNWMSIVVRAERQGASGETRFSGSASRRC, encoded by the coding sequence GTGATCGGCGGTACACGGCGGCCGACCTCGAGAATCAGACGGCCTGATCGCCTCGAGTCCGGCCCGTCGCCCCGAGCGCTCGAGCGCCGTCGGCCATTCGTGCGGGAGCCGAATCGCTTTGCTGCGGGGCCGCCGAGAGGCAGATATGCTACCGACGCGGTCTGGGACCGGCATTCGAACCCGAAGAGCGAGTGGACTCGGCTGCTCGCGTATCCGGTGTTGATCGCCGCCGGCTTCGCCCGGCGGTGGCGACTGGTCGCACTAACGGGACTGTTTCTCCTCGTCAATCCACTGCTGTTTCCAGAACCCGAGTCGACGTCGGACAACTGGATGTCCATCGTCGTCCGCGCCGAACGGCAGGGAGCGAGCGGGGAAACTCGTTTTTCGGGCTCGGCTTCCCGCAGGTGCTGA
- a CDS encoding DUF309 domain-containing protein: protein MDEHTRDHTVGPPTSGNPTGWCRERAESNGWNHGTLRRAVVHGVALFNSGAFHESHDCFEAEWYNYGRGTTESAFLHGMVQVAAGAYKHFDFENDDGMRSLFETARQYLRDVPDDYYGIDVRDVRTTITNALNDPTAVHGWQIELDGNRPEATEIDFEYVRALE from the coding sequence ATGGATGAGCATACCCGGGACCACACCGTCGGTCCGCCGACTTCGGGGAACCCGACCGGCTGGTGTCGAGAGCGAGCCGAATCGAACGGGTGGAACCACGGAACGCTTCGTCGAGCCGTGGTTCACGGCGTTGCGCTCTTCAATTCCGGTGCGTTCCACGAATCGCACGATTGCTTCGAAGCGGAATGGTATAACTACGGGCGCGGAACCACGGAGAGCGCGTTTCTGCACGGAATGGTGCAGGTCGCGGCGGGAGCCTACAAACACTTCGATTTCGAGAACGACGACGGGATGCGGAGCCTCTTCGAGACGGCGCGACAGTACCTACGGGACGTTCCGGACGACTACTACGGGATCGACGTCCGCGACGTCCGAACGACGATCACGAACGCACTGAACGATCCGACAGCGGTGCACGGCTGGCAGATCGAACTCGATGGAAACCGACCGGAAGCCACGGAGATCGATTTCGAGTACGTCCGAGCGCTCGAGTGA
- a CDS encoding succinylglutamate desuccinylase/aspartoacylase domain-containing protein: MRVAQLGSGTPEVAVVAGVHGDEPCGVRAVERLLDERPTVNRPVKLIVANEAALERQVRFLDEDLNRAFPGDPDAKTHEGRLAAELVSELEGCLTFSMHSTQSHADPFAIVNGVSETAKEIVPQLPVAAMVETSNFAEGRLFSAVDTVEVECGLQGSETAAQNADRLTRAFLTAVGALPGDTVHRELPVYRLTDVIRKGQADTYEVFVENFTEVEAGAPFAAADGDEQVADEPFYPVLMSSNGYRDVFGYAAEKLDVLETPTAAD; this comes from the coding sequence ATGAGAGTCGCACAGCTCGGGTCGGGAACGCCGGAGGTCGCAGTCGTCGCGGGCGTCCACGGGGACGAACCCTGTGGCGTCCGTGCCGTCGAGCGATTACTCGACGAACGCCCGACCGTCAATCGTCCCGTCAAGCTCATCGTCGCCAACGAGGCGGCGCTGGAACGACAGGTTCGCTTTCTCGACGAGGATCTCAATCGCGCGTTCCCTGGCGATCCAGACGCCAAGACGCACGAAGGACGGCTCGCGGCCGAACTCGTCTCGGAACTCGAGGGCTGTCTGACCTTCTCGATGCACTCCACGCAGAGCCACGCCGACCCCTTCGCGATCGTCAACGGGGTCAGCGAGACGGCGAAGGAAATCGTCCCGCAACTGCCCGTGGCAGCGATGGTCGAGACGAGCAACTTCGCGGAGGGACGGCTCTTCTCCGCCGTCGACACCGTCGAAGTCGAGTGTGGTCTGCAGGGCTCGGAGACGGCTGCCCAAAACGCCGACCGACTGACTCGCGCCTTCCTCACCGCAGTCGGCGCGTTACCCGGCGATACCGTCCACCGCGAACTCCCCGTCTATCGGCTCACCGACGTCATTCGGAAGGGGCAGGCCGATACCTACGAGGTCTTCGTCGAGAACTTCACGGAAGTCGAGGCGGGGGCTCCGTTCGCCGCCGCCGACGGCGACGAACAGGTCGCCGACGAACCGTTCTACCCCGTCCTCATGTCCTCGAACGGCTATCGAGACGTCTTCGGCTACGCCGCGGAGAAACTCGACGTCCTCGAGACGCCGACTGCAGCGGACTGA